Proteins encoded within one genomic window of Mycolicibacterium aubagnense:
- a CDS encoding alpha/beta hydrolase: MTARPDHHDHSPTLATRLRWFMAAKPADHLLAMATAAASLPVIGKSLEPLGGATAMTLWGMRHVPSFWASTSKALFTPSVAEIRRAERDCTNEVIRAALTGVVPPAELDIEWPAPERTPPFWRAREHRRQVHRTSVRYGDSPSQLLDVWRADDLPSQPAPVLIYLPGGAWVHGSRLLQGYALMSHLAEQGWVCLSIDYRVAPNHRWPQHITDVKTAIAWARANVDKFGGDRDFIAISGGSAGGHLAALAGLTANDPELQGDLPEGADTSVDAVVGIYGRYDWEDRSTKEREEFVDFLERVVVRRRIDKHPEIYRQASPIARVHRDAPPFLVIHGSGDSVIPVAQARDFVHELRTVSESTVSYIELPGAGHGFDMTDGARTASMATAIGLFLDEVRRNQIQQRVEEVV, from the coding sequence ATGACGGCTCGACCGGATCATCACGATCACAGCCCAACGCTGGCGACCAGGCTCCGTTGGTTCATGGCAGCCAAGCCCGCCGATCACTTGTTGGCGATGGCAACGGCCGCCGCGTCCCTGCCGGTGATCGGCAAGAGTCTCGAGCCGCTCGGCGGGGCCACCGCGATGACGCTGTGGGGCATGCGGCACGTGCCCAGCTTCTGGGCGTCGACCTCCAAGGCGTTGTTCACTCCGAGCGTGGCGGAGATCCGCCGGGCGGAGCGTGATTGCACCAACGAGGTGATCCGGGCGGCGCTGACCGGGGTCGTGCCTCCGGCTGAACTCGACATCGAGTGGCCCGCACCGGAGCGCACGCCGCCGTTCTGGCGGGCGCGGGAGCATCGGCGTCAGGTGCACCGGACCTCGGTGCGTTACGGCGACAGCCCGTCCCAGCTGCTGGACGTCTGGCGCGCCGACGACCTACCGAGCCAACCGGCACCGGTGCTGATCTATCTGCCCGGTGGGGCCTGGGTGCACGGCAGCCGGCTGCTGCAGGGCTACGCCCTGATGAGTCACCTGGCCGAGCAGGGCTGGGTCTGTCTGTCCATCGACTATCGGGTGGCGCCGAATCACCGTTGGCCGCAACACATCACCGACGTCAAGACCGCGATCGCGTGGGCCCGGGCCAACGTCGACAAGTTCGGTGGCGACCGCGATTTCATCGCGATCTCGGGCGGCTCGGCGGGTGGACACCTCGCCGCGCTGGCCGGACTGACTGCGAACGATCCGGAATTGCAGGGCGACCTGCCCGAGGGCGCCGATACGTCGGTCGACGCCGTCGTCGGGATCTACGGCCGGTACGACTGGGAGGACCGGTCCACCAAGGAGCGCGAGGAGTTCGTCGACTTCCTGGAGCGTGTCGTGGTTCGGCGTCGCATCGACAAGCATCCGGAGATCTACCGGCAGGCTTCGCCGATCGCGCGCGTGCATCGGGATGCGCCGCCGTTCCTGGTCATTCACGGCAGTGGCGACAGCGTCATCCCGGTGGCCCAGGCGCGAGACTTCGTGCACGAACTGCGGACGGTATCGGAGTCGACCGTCAGTTATATCGAATTGCCCGGCGCCGGACACGGTTTCGACATGACAGACGGTGCCCGCACCGCATCGATGGCGACTGCCATAGGGTTGTTCCTCGACGAGGTTCGCCGGAACCAGATCCAGCAGCGTGTCGAAGAGGTCGTCTAG
- a CDS encoding WS/DGAT/MGAT family O-acyltransferase, with amino-acid sequence MKRLSGWDAFLLYSETPNVHMHTLKIAIIDLAGLGDRTFGIDEFRRVLRERLYKLEPFGYQLVDIPFKFHHPMWREHADVDLEYHVRPWRVAAPGGRRELDAAIGEIASTPLDRSRPLWEMYLVEGLANGRVAVVGKIHHALADGVASANLLALGMDITEAPQHDNDLYVADPAPSRGQLVRSAFVDHLRQIARIPGVVKYTADGMTRVRKSSRKLSPELTRPFTPPASFMNHVLTPQRRFATATLALADVKETSKKLGVTINDLVLAMSSGALRELLLKYDGKADHPLLASVPMSYDFSPDRISGNRFSGVLIALPVDVADASQRVQEAREAALLAKESHQLVGPELVARWAAYMPPAPMESMFRRLSNMDGQNKVLNLNISNVPGPRERGKVGGATVTEIYSVGPLTAGSGLNITVWSYVDQLNISVLADGATTDDPHEVTTGMMEDFKKIRRAAGLSEELTVVETAMAQ; translated from the coding sequence GTGAAACGACTGAGTGGGTGGGACGCGTTCCTGCTGTATTCGGAAACGCCCAACGTGCACATGCACACCCTCAAGATCGCCATCATCGATCTCGCCGGCCTCGGCGATCGCACGTTCGGAATCGACGAATTCCGCCGCGTGCTCCGGGAACGGCTGTACAAGCTGGAGCCGTTCGGCTACCAGCTCGTCGACATTCCGTTCAAGTTCCACCACCCGATGTGGCGGGAGCACGCGGATGTCGACCTCGAATACCACGTCCGGCCGTGGCGCGTGGCGGCGCCGGGCGGCCGGCGGGAGCTGGACGCCGCGATCGGCGAAATCGCAAGCACGCCACTGGATCGCAGCCGGCCGCTGTGGGAGATGTACCTCGTCGAAGGTTTGGCCAACGGGCGGGTTGCCGTGGTCGGAAAGATTCATCACGCGCTGGCCGACGGCGTGGCCTCGGCCAACCTGCTGGCCCTCGGCATGGACATCACCGAGGCGCCGCAGCATGACAACGATCTGTACGTGGCGGATCCGGCGCCGTCCCGCGGCCAGCTGGTCCGGTCAGCGTTCGTCGACCATCTCCGGCAGATCGCGCGCATTCCCGGCGTGGTGAAGTACACCGCCGACGGCATGACGCGGGTGCGTAAGAGCAGCCGCAAGTTGTCGCCCGAACTGACCCGGCCGTTCACCCCGCCGGCGAGCTTCATGAACCACGTGCTCACGCCCCAACGGCGTTTCGCCACAGCCACTTTGGCGCTCGCGGACGTCAAGGAAACCAGCAAGAAACTGGGCGTCACCATCAACGACCTGGTGCTGGCCATGTCGTCGGGCGCGCTGCGTGAGCTGCTGCTGAAATACGACGGCAAGGCCGACCACCCGCTACTGGCGTCGGTCCCGATGAGCTATGACTTCTCGCCGGATCGCATCTCCGGCAACCGATTCAGTGGCGTGCTGATCGCCCTCCCGGTCGACGTGGCCGACGCCTCGCAGCGTGTCCAGGAGGCCCGCGAGGCCGCCTTGCTGGCCAAGGAGAGCCACCAATTGGTCGGTCCGGAGCTGGTGGCCAGGTGGGCCGCGTACATGCCGCCCGCGCCCATGGAGTCGATGTTCCGCCGGCTGTCCAACATGGACGGTCAGAACAAGGTGCTGAACCTCAACATCTCCAACGTGCCGGGGCCGCGGGAACGCGGCAAGGTCGGCGGCGCCACCGTCACCGAGATCTATTCGGTCGGTCCGCTCACCGCGGGCAGCGGCCTGAACATCACCGTGTGGAGCTACGTCGACCAGCTCAACATCTCGGTGCTCGCCGACGGTGCGACCACCGACGATCCGCATGAAGTGACCACGGGCATGATGGAGGACTTCAAGAAGATCCGCAGGGCCGCAGGACTTTCCGAGGAGCTGACCGTCGTCGAGACCGCGATGGCGCAGTAG
- a CDS encoding alpha/beta hydrolase, whose translation MARKSVTLLRAVVGLVNATNAASPLARSGNPGIVAFANGWPSSEAAGVVLSSSVLSAIRRGRRGDFSGTSGRIALGITVVTWAILGLIFTRSRSSRPAFEQPLRDVIGPDNSADPGVPRLPGIGRTMLSRRKYNKETVKYGPHRANLADIWRRPDLPLDGKAPVLLQVPGGGWMLGDRRPQAYPLMGALADRGWICVSIGYRVSPKHQWPAHIIDVKQALAWVKDNIAEYGGDPDFVAISGGSAGGHLSSLAALTPGDPQWQPGFEDADTSVAAAVPVYGRYDWFGFEGPGRPEMMRALEQLIIRKRFADDSQVFLDASPITRIGPDAPPFFVLHGTNDTLIDVQEGRDFVAALRAQSPAPVAYAEIPHAQHAFDIFGSAHGRYTAEAITRFLEWVRAEKAKAVAAEDEVG comes from the coding sequence ATGGCGCGTAAATCGGTGACCCTGCTGCGGGCCGTCGTCGGACTCGTCAACGCCACCAACGCGGCCAGCCCGCTGGCCCGCTCCGGGAACCCCGGCATCGTCGCGTTCGCCAACGGCTGGCCGTCCAGTGAAGCGGCCGGCGTCGTGCTCAGTTCCTCGGTGCTGTCCGCGATCCGCCGGGGCCGCCGCGGTGATTTCTCCGGTACCAGCGGCCGAATCGCGTTGGGCATCACGGTGGTCACCTGGGCCATTCTGGGCCTCATCTTCACGCGCAGCCGGAGTTCGCGACCGGCATTCGAGCAGCCGTTGCGTGACGTGATCGGGCCGGACAACTCGGCCGACCCGGGTGTCCCCCGCCTGCCCGGCATCGGGCGCACCATGCTGTCGCGCCGCAAGTACAACAAGGAGACCGTGAAGTACGGTCCGCACCGCGCCAACCTCGCCGACATCTGGCGCCGCCCCGATTTGCCCCTCGATGGCAAAGCCCCTGTGCTGCTGCAGGTTCCGGGTGGTGGTTGGATGCTCGGCGACCGCCGGCCCCAGGCCTACCCGCTGATGGGCGCGCTCGCCGACCGCGGGTGGATCTGCGTGTCCATCGGCTACCGGGTCAGCCCGAAACATCAATGGCCGGCGCACATCATCGATGTGAAGCAGGCCCTCGCCTGGGTCAAGGACAACATCGCCGAGTACGGCGGTGATCCCGACTTCGTGGCGATCAGCGGCGGCTCGGCGGGCGGGCACCTGTCGTCACTGGCAGCCCTGACCCCCGGAGATCCCCAGTGGCAGCCGGGTTTCGAGGACGCCGACACCTCCGTCGCGGCCGCGGTTCCGGTGTACGGCCGGTATGACTGGTTCGGTTTCGAGGGCCCCGGGCGCCCCGAGATGATGCGGGCCCTCGAGCAACTGATCATCAGGAAGCGGTTCGCCGACGATTCGCAGGTGTTCCTGGACGCCTCGCCCATCACCCGCATCGGCCCCGACGCCCCGCCGTTTTTCGTGCTGCACGGCACCAACGACACGCTGATCGATGTCCAGGAGGGCCGGGATTTCGTCGCCGCGCTGCGGGCACAGTCGCCGGCGCCGGTGGCGTACGCGGAGATTCCCCACGCGCAGCACGCTTTCGACATCTTCGGCTCGGCCCATGGCCGCTACACCGCCGAGGCGATCACCCGGTTCCTGGAATGGGTGCGGGCCGAGAAGGCGAAGGCCGTGGCTGCGGAGGACGAGGTCGGGTAG
- the fadD12 gene encoding acyl-CoA ligase FadD12, producing MGITDRLTATAGLVSTMVRAGVIAPLRPDKYVRIAGAMARENMSVTSGFASSAQRCGNRPGLIDELGTLTFGELDRRGDAFAAALQTLPSAKVVGIMTRNHRGFVDSLIAANRIGADVLLLNTSFAGPAMAEVVARENVDVIIYDEEFTATVDRALADRAGRSEVTRIVAWTDTKDHPLTVESLIIDHLGLQPRRTGEKSRVILLTSGTTGTPKGAKHSGGGLDALKAILDRTPWRTEETTVIVAPMFHAWGFSQLVFAASMACTVVTRRKFDPQATMALVDKYQATGLCVVPVMFDRIMELPDHIRNRYSGRSLRFAAASGSRMRPDVVTSFMDQFGDVIYNNYNATEAGMIATATPADLRAAPDTAGRPAEGTEITILDADLKELPTGEVGTIYVRNSTQFDGYTSGATKDFHQDYMSSGDLGYLDAAGRLFVVGRDDEMIVSGGENVYPIEVEKTLSAHPEVAEATVLGVADEQYGQRLAAFVVLTDGATATEDALKQHVRDNLANYKVPRSITVLTELPRNSTGKIDRRELKALADGA from the coding sequence GTGGGCATCACCGACAGGCTGACCGCGACCGCCGGGCTCGTCTCCACCATGGTGCGGGCCGGTGTCATCGCCCCACTCCGCCCGGACAAGTACGTGCGGATCGCCGGTGCCATGGCGCGCGAAAACATGAGCGTCACTTCGGGTTTCGCCAGTTCCGCGCAGCGCTGCGGTAACCGGCCGGGCCTCATCGACGAGCTGGGCACGCTGACGTTCGGTGAGCTCGACCGGCGTGGCGATGCGTTCGCCGCCGCCCTGCAGACCCTGCCGTCCGCCAAGGTCGTCGGCATCATGACGCGCAACCACCGCGGCTTCGTCGACTCACTGATCGCGGCCAACCGCATCGGCGCGGATGTGTTGCTGCTCAACACTTCCTTTGCCGGTCCGGCGATGGCCGAGGTCGTGGCCCGCGAGAACGTCGACGTCATCATCTACGACGAAGAGTTCACCGCGACGGTCGACCGCGCATTAGCGGACCGGGCGGGACGGTCCGAAGTGACCCGGATCGTGGCGTGGACCGATACCAAGGACCACCCACTGACCGTCGAGTCGCTGATCATCGATCACCTCGGGCTGCAGCCGCGGCGTACCGGCGAGAAGAGCCGGGTGATCCTGCTGACCTCCGGAACCACGGGAACTCCCAAGGGCGCCAAGCATTCCGGCGGTGGCCTGGATGCGTTGAAGGCGATCTTGGACCGCACGCCATGGCGCACAGAGGAGACGACCGTGATCGTCGCTCCGATGTTCCACGCCTGGGGCTTCTCGCAGTTGGTGTTCGCGGCGTCGATGGCCTGCACCGTCGTCACCCGCCGCAAGTTCGACCCGCAGGCCACCATGGCGCTGGTGGACAAATACCAGGCCACCGGATTGTGTGTGGTCCCCGTGATGTTCGACCGCATCATGGAACTGCCGGACCACATCCGCAATCGCTACAGCGGTCGCTCATTGCGGTTCGCCGCGGCCTCCGGGTCGCGCATGCGCCCTGACGTCGTCACCTCGTTCATGGATCAGTTCGGTGACGTCATCTACAACAACTACAACGCCACCGAGGCCGGCATGATCGCCACCGCGACGCCGGCCGACCTGCGCGCCGCCCCCGACACCGCCGGCCGCCCGGCCGAGGGCACCGAGATCACGATCTTGGACGCCGATCTCAAGGAGCTGCCGACGGGCGAGGTGGGCACCATCTATGTGCGCAACTCCACGCAGTTCGACGGCTACACATCCGGTGCCACAAAGGATTTCCATCAGGACTACATGTCGTCGGGCGACCTCGGCTACCTCGACGCCGCCGGCCGCCTGTTCGTGGTGGGCCGCGATGACGAGATGATCGTGTCGGGCGGCGAGAACGTCTACCCGATCGAGGTGGAGAAGACGCTGTCCGCGCATCCCGAGGTGGCCGAGGCCACGGTGCTGGGCGTCGCCGACGAGCAGTACGGCCAGCGCCTGGCGGCGTTCGTCGTGTTGACCGACGGGGCGACGGCCACCGAAGACGCCCTCAAGCAGCATGTGCGGGACAACCTCGCCAATTACAAGGTGCCACGGTCGATTACGGTGCTGACCGAACTGCCGCGCAACAGTACCGGCAAGATCGACCGCCGCGAGCTGAAGGCACTGGCTGATGGCGCGTAA
- a CDS encoding lysophospholipid acyltransferase family protein has product MGILRPLLKVYHRSEVRGLENIPLGGALVVSNHSGGMLPMDVPIFSSHFYDKYGYGRPVYTLSHAMLMVGPTADFFKKTGYILASHENADEALRSGGLVVVFPGGDYDVYRPSTDANKIDFDGRKGYVKAAINAGVPIVPMVGIGGQETQLFLTRGERIAKALGPIARAARTKVVPLSIGLPFGLSAVLPFNVPLPSKIVMQVLPPINIEAEFGAEPDIDAVDARVRKVMQDALDELAEERRFPVLG; this is encoded by the coding sequence ATGGGGATTCTCCGACCGCTGCTGAAGGTCTATCACCGGTCCGAGGTCCGCGGTTTGGAGAACATTCCACTGGGCGGCGCATTGGTGGTGAGCAACCACTCCGGCGGCATGCTGCCCATGGACGTGCCGATCTTCTCGTCGCACTTCTACGACAAGTACGGCTACGGCCGCCCCGTCTACACCCTCAGCCACGCCATGCTGATGGTCGGCCCGACCGCGGACTTCTTCAAGAAGACCGGCTACATCCTGGCCAGCCACGAGAACGCCGACGAAGCGCTGCGCTCGGGCGGCCTCGTCGTCGTGTTCCCCGGCGGCGACTACGACGTCTACCGGCCGTCGACCGATGCCAACAAGATCGACTTCGACGGCCGCAAGGGGTACGTGAAGGCCGCGATCAACGCCGGCGTGCCGATCGTGCCGATGGTCGGCATCGGCGGCCAGGAGACCCAGCTGTTCCTGACGCGCGGTGAGCGCATCGCCAAGGCCCTCGGCCCCATCGCGCGCGCCGCTCGGACCAAGGTGGTGCCGCTGTCCATCGGGCTGCCGTTCGGGCTGTCCGCCGTGCTGCCCTTCAACGTGCCGCTGCCGTCGAAGATCGTCATGCAGGTGTTGCCGCCCATCAACATCGAGGCCGAGTTCGGTGCAGAGCCCGACATCGACGCGGTCGACGCGCGGGTCCGCAAGGTCATGCAGGACGCACTCGATGAACTCGCCGAAGAGCGTCGCTTCCCGGTACTAGGCTGA
- a CDS encoding crotonase/enoyl-CoA hydratase family protein encodes MTEEAASEDAVLVEQRDRILIITINRPQAKNAVNAAVSNGLAAAADRLDEDPGLSVGVLTGAGGSFCAGMDLKAFAKGENILSSRGFGLTQRPPAKPLIAAVEGYALAGGTELALSADLIVASNASAFGIPEVKRGLVAGGGGLLRLPQRIPYAIAMELALTGDNLTATRAHELGLVNELTEPGGALDAALALAERITANGPLAVAATKRIIVESSDWSDAEKWDKQAAILGPVFMSKDAREGAVAFAEKRAPQWTGS; translated from the coding sequence GTGACCGAAGAAGCCGCCAGCGAAGATGCCGTCCTCGTCGAACAGCGCGACCGCATACTGATCATCACCATCAATCGGCCCCAGGCCAAGAACGCTGTCAACGCAGCGGTCAGCAACGGCTTGGCCGCTGCCGCGGACCGCCTCGATGAGGACCCGGGACTATCGGTCGGCGTGCTGACCGGTGCCGGCGGCTCGTTCTGTGCCGGCATGGACCTGAAGGCCTTCGCCAAGGGCGAGAACATCCTGTCGAGCCGTGGCTTCGGCCTGACCCAGCGTCCGCCGGCCAAGCCGCTGATCGCGGCAGTCGAGGGCTACGCGTTGGCGGGCGGCACCGAGCTGGCGCTGTCGGCCGACCTGATCGTCGCCTCCAACGCATCGGCGTTCGGTATCCCCGAGGTCAAGCGGGGTCTGGTCGCCGGCGGTGGCGGGTTGCTGCGGCTGCCGCAGCGCATCCCGTACGCCATCGCCATGGAACTCGCGCTCACGGGCGACAACCTGACCGCCACGCGGGCGCATGAGCTGGGTCTGGTCAACGAGCTGACCGAGCCCGGTGGCGCACTGGATGCCGCCCTCGCGTTGGCCGAACGCATCACCGCGAACGGCCCGTTGGCGGTTGCCGCCACCAAGCGCATCATCGTCGAGTCGTCCGACTGGTCCGACGCGGAGAAGTGGGACAAGCAGGCCGCGATCCTGGGGCCGGTCTTCATGTCGAAGGACGCCCGCGAGGGTGCGGTCGCCTTCGCCGAGAAGCGCGCGCCGCAGTGGACCGGTAGCTGA
- a CDS encoding acyl-CoA dehydrogenase family protein encodes MLRGIVAKNWTKQAAAKQHSDGFAELRDLAEQIGRSAEPARTLPLTFDDALWRTAETSGLTRLSGDADAGPAAAAVVLGTLARHAAAVPIAETDVLATWLAAAAGLPVPESGPLTLAIDQVATWPQCGPVLVTKPGPDALCVALRGAPTRIDSGHNLAGEPRARIEFDTAADDVVQLPLAVADELTIRGAWCRCVQIVGAFDAAAQLTITHTANRVQFGRPLATFQAVQHSLASMLGEIERARAATTLAVTAATQYGFADARTAYATTVAKVAVGRAVGPVTTVAHQLHGAIGTTAEHPLWRATMRARSWADEFGGTSWHARRLAGLIATTEPWDVTVGRI; translated from the coding sequence GTGCTGCGCGGCATCGTCGCCAAGAATTGGACCAAACAGGCTGCCGCAAAACAGCATTCGGACGGGTTTGCCGAACTGCGCGACCTCGCCGAGCAGATCGGCCGGTCCGCGGAACCCGCCCGCACGCTGCCGCTGACGTTCGACGACGCCCTGTGGCGCACCGCCGAGACCTCCGGGCTGACCCGGTTGAGCGGCGACGCCGACGCCGGGCCGGCCGCGGCGGCCGTCGTATTGGGGACCCTGGCGCGCCACGCCGCCGCAGTGCCGATCGCCGAAACCGATGTGTTGGCAACCTGGCTGGCCGCCGCGGCCGGACTGCCGGTACCCGAGTCGGGACCATTGACGCTGGCCATCGACCAGGTCGCCACCTGGCCGCAGTGCGGGCCGGTACTGGTGACCAAACCGGGGCCTGACGCACTCTGCGTCGCGTTGCGCGGCGCACCGACGCGCATCGACAGCGGGCACAACCTCGCCGGAGAACCTCGGGCGAGGATCGAATTCGACACGGCGGCAGACGATGTCGTCCAACTGCCGCTGGCCGTCGCCGACGAGTTGACCATCCGCGGCGCCTGGTGCCGCTGCGTGCAGATCGTCGGCGCATTCGACGCGGCCGCGCAACTGACCATCACGCACACCGCGAACCGGGTGCAGTTCGGCCGTCCACTCGCCACCTTCCAGGCAGTACAGCACTCGCTGGCCTCCATGCTCGGCGAGATCGAACGAGCCAGGGCCGCAACCACTCTGGCGGTCACCGCGGCTACGCAGTACGGCTTTGCCGACGCCCGCACCGCCTACGCCACCACCGTCGCCAAGGTCGCCGTCGGCCGCGCCGTCGGCCCGGTCACCACCGTCGCGCATCAGCTGCACGGCGCCATCGGCACCACCGCCGAACATCCGCTGTGGCGAGCGACCATGCGCGCCCGCAGCTGGGCCGACGAGTTCGGCGGCACCAGCTGGCACGCCCGGCGCCTCGCCGGGCTCATCGCGACGACGGAACCCTGGGATGTGACGGTAGGGCGCATCTGA
- a CDS encoding dihydrofolate reductase family protein, producing the protein MATIYYTASSLDGFIVDSAGSLDWLLTRDIDVDGPFGYKAFEKSVGALVMGSTTYRWVVEHEPGDWPYPQPTWVLTSRSDVVVDGHPVRAVSGDVAQLHPTLVEAAGERDVWIVGGGDVAAQFIAAGLVDELVVSYAPCSLGAGAPVLPVRSEWKLLESGVNGDFVCARWARADG; encoded by the coding sequence ATGGCGACTATTTACTACACCGCATCCAGTTTGGACGGCTTCATCGTGGACTCCGCCGGCAGCCTGGACTGGCTGCTCACCCGCGACATCGATGTCGACGGGCCGTTCGGCTACAAGGCCTTCGAGAAGTCGGTGGGTGCGCTGGTCATGGGGTCGACGACGTACCGCTGGGTCGTCGAGCATGAGCCGGGCGACTGGCCGTACCCCCAACCGACGTGGGTGCTCACCTCCCGGTCGGACGTCGTCGTCGACGGCCATCCGGTCCGGGCGGTCAGCGGCGATGTCGCGCAACTGCATCCGACGCTGGTCGAGGCGGCGGGGGAGCGTGACGTCTGGATCGTCGGCGGAGGGGACGTCGCCGCGCAGTTCATCGCGGCCGGCTTGGTCGACGAACTCGTGGTGTCCTATGCGCCGTGCTCACTGGGTGCCGGCGCGCCCGTATTGCCGGTGCGCTCGGAGTGGAAGTTGCTGGAGTCCGGGGTCAACGGGGACTTCGTCTGTGCGCGCTGGGCTCGCGCGGACGGCTAG
- a CDS encoding TetR/AcrR family transcriptional regulator: MTAAATKAVNKRGATRDRMVRSAAAVLRERGAAGLTIDEVLARSGAPRGSVYHHFPEGRSQLLIEALQFAGDAIAAHIDASAAYGGIALVRGFVTFWDQILADSDFTAGCPVVAAAVGSGDEAPTLTPIAAEIFDRWRTALGHAFSAEEFSDADASALAVTCLAALEGAVVLSRSSRSVEPLHDVAAQLEFLIKAKAFVKNNGLPTAGG, encoded by the coding sequence TTGACCGCAGCTGCCACCAAGGCGGTCAACAAACGCGGCGCCACCCGGGACCGGATGGTGCGCAGCGCCGCGGCCGTACTGCGTGAGCGCGGCGCCGCCGGCCTGACCATCGACGAGGTGCTGGCGCGCAGCGGGGCGCCGCGCGGCTCGGTCTACCACCACTTTCCCGAGGGCCGCAGCCAGCTGCTGATCGAAGCCCTGCAGTTCGCCGGCGATGCGATCGCCGCCCACATCGACGCCTCCGCCGCATACGGCGGCATTGCGCTGGTGCGCGGCTTCGTCACCTTCTGGGATCAGATTCTGGCCGACAGCGACTTCACCGCAGGGTGCCCGGTGGTCGCCGCCGCCGTGGGGTCGGGCGACGAAGCCCCCACCCTGACGCCCATCGCCGCCGAAATCTTCGACCGGTGGCGGACCGCTCTCGGGCACGCCTTCTCCGCCGAAGAATTCAGCGATGCCGACGCATCAGCCCTGGCGGTCACGTGCCTGGCCGCGCTGGAAGGCGCCGTGGTTCTGAGCAGGTCGTCACGGAGCGTCGAACCGCTGCACGACGTCGCCGCCCAGCTCGAATTCCTCATCAAGGCAAAAGCTTTCGTCAAGAACAACGGCCTGCCCACTGCCGGCGGCTAG
- a CDS encoding aldehyde dehydrogenase, giving the protein MTQSTAFKTEWDQLFIGGQWTAPATSDVIEVHSPATGELVGKVPLASKADVDAACAAARKAFDEGPWPTMSPAERAAVIAEASRIMTERADELKFLLAAETGQPPSIIDMMQYGAAMSSFNYYAGAADKFQWNDIRDGIYGQTLVTREPIGVVAAVAAWNVPFFLAANKLGPALLAGCTVVLKPAAETPLSVFAMAQAFAEAGLPEGVLSVVPGGPETGRALTANPEIDKFTFTGSSAVGKEIGKVAAERLKPCTLELGGKSAAIILEDADLDSTLPMLLFSGLMNTGQACVGQTRILAPRSRYDEVVEKVAAGAAAMQVGLPDNPAAMIGPLISEKQRERVEAYITKGVEEGARIATGGGRPEGLDSGWFVQPTVFADVDNSMTIAQEEIFGPVLAIIPFDTEEDAIRIANDSDYGLAGSVYTTDIPRAMKIAAQIRTGTYAVNMYAFDPGAPFGGYKNSGIGRENGPEGIEAYCQAKSVLLPFGYTPE; this is encoded by the coding sequence ATGACACAGAGCACGGCCTTCAAAACCGAGTGGGACCAGCTCTTTATCGGCGGTCAGTGGACCGCACCCGCGACGTCGGACGTCATCGAGGTGCACTCTCCCGCGACCGGCGAGCTCGTCGGCAAGGTACCGCTGGCCTCGAAGGCCGACGTGGATGCCGCCTGTGCCGCTGCCCGCAAGGCGTTCGACGAGGGCCCGTGGCCCACGATGTCCCCGGCCGAGCGCGCCGCGGTGATCGCCGAGGCGTCGCGCATCATGACCGAGCGCGCCGACGAGCTGAAGTTCCTGCTCGCCGCCGAGACCGGCCAGCCGCCGAGCATCATCGACATGATGCAGTACGGCGCCGCCATGTCGTCGTTCAACTACTACGCCGGCGCCGCTGACAAGTTCCAGTGGAACGACATCCGCGACGGCATCTACGGCCAGACCCTCGTGACCCGGGAGCCCATCGGCGTCGTCGCCGCCGTCGCCGCGTGGAACGTGCCGTTCTTCCTGGCCGCCAACAAGCTGGGCCCGGCACTTCTCGCCGGCTGCACCGTCGTGCTCAAGCCCGCCGCCGAGACGCCGCTGTCGGTCTTCGCCATGGCCCAGGCCTTCGCCGAGGCCGGCCTGCCCGAGGGCGTGCTGTCCGTCGTACCGGGTGGCCCGGAAACCGGCCGCGCGCTGACCGCCAACCCCGAGATCGACAAGTTCACCTTCACCGGCAGCTCGGCCGTCGGCAAGGAGATCGGCAAGGTCGCCGCCGAGCGGCTCAAGCCCTGCACGCTGGAACTCGGCGGCAAGTCCGCGGCGATCATCCTCGAGGACGCCGACCTGGACTCCACGCTCCCGATGCTGCTGTTCTCGGGTCTGATGAACACCGGCCAGGCCTGCGTCGGCCAGACCCGCATCCTGGCACCGCGGTCGCGGTACGACGAGGTCGTCGAGAAGGTGGCCGCGGGCGCAGCCGCCATGCAGGTCGGCCTGCCCGACAACCCGGCCGCCATGATCGGCCCGCTGATCAGCGAGAAGCAGCGGGAGCGCGTCGAGGCCTACATCACGAAGGGCGTGGAAGAGGGCGCGCGCATCGCCACCGGCGGCGGCCGTCCCGAGGGCCTGGATTCCGGCTGGTTCGTACAGCCGACGGTGTTCGCGGATGTCGACAACTCGATGACCATCGCCCAGGAAGAAATCTTCGGCCCGGTGCTGGCGATCATCCCCTTCGACACCGAAGAGGACGCCATCCGGATCGCCAACGATTCGGACTACGGCCTGGCCGGCAGCGTCTACACCACCGACATCCCACGGGCCATGAAGATCGCCGCGCAGATCCGCACCGGCACCTACGCGGTCAACATGTACGCGTTCGACCCGGGCGCCCCGTTCGGCGGCTACAAGAACTCGGGCATCGGCCGCGAGAACGGCCCCGAGGGTATCGAAGCCTACTGCCAGGCCAAGAGTGTCCTGCTGCCGTTCGGCTACACCCCGGAGTAA